The genomic segment tggttaaacgtctgactcttgatttcagctcaggtcatgatctcacagtttggttggtaagatcaaaccccatgtagggctctgcactgacagtgtggagcctgcttggaattctctctctctctctctctctctctctctctctctgcctgtctcctcctcactctctctccctgtctctcaaaataaactttaaaaggggcgcctgggtggcgcagtcggttaagcctccgacttcagccaggtcacgatctcgcggtccaggagttcgagccccgcgtcgggctctgggctgatggctcagagcctggagcctgtttccgattctgtgtctccctctctctctgcccctcccccgttcatgctcgagtctctctctgtcccaaaaataaataaacgttgaaaaaaaaaattttttttttaaaaataaactttaaaaaattgtatttatataatttaagtacaggttttatttttacatacattaaacTGTATTTTACATGAggcactctcaaaaatacaacaaataaaattaattttaatacaattttagtTATAGACATCATAGAAATGCAGAATTGTACATTTACccacatatactttttaattaccAAGTATTATGTTTATGAAGTTAGTCATCATAAAAGTCAAGtgattaaagatgtaaaataaaagtgaaatgaaatgaaactcttTGAAAGTTTCTTTTAAGTACCAACAACTgacaaaattttctaaaaattaattttatttcacaaaaaataataatattctagGTCTATTaaagaaaaccaggggcacctaggtggctcagtcagttgagcatctgactttggctcaggtcacaatctcagtgtttgtgagtccaagccctgcatcaggctctgtgctgatagctcagagcctggagcctgcttcggattctgtgtctccctctctctctgcctttctcccactcatgctctgtctgtctctctctctctgtccaaattaaataaacattaaaaaattaaagaaaaccagagctgAACAGTAGTTAAAGCAGTATAAGCAGATTTTAATAAGGAACGATTGTAATGGGGGGGAAAGAGACCTCAGTATAGAAAGTAGCTCAATTCCAAATACAGCATGAACAACTAGGGGTTCATAGCCAATAAGCAGTGTGGGAGTCAGTGGATGGAAAGGTACTAAGGGGAAACTTCATGGGTAAGGGGGATTCTTGCTGAAAGCAGGCCATGGTGATCAGTACCAACTGGGGGATGGTGGGATGAGCAATTTGATGAGATATTCAAGGAGCTATTAAGCAGAGGTGGATTCTGCCTACATCAACTTAATTGGATTCTTGCTACAATTGGGCAATGCAAAGATGGGCACAGAAGTCCAAACGTTGAGGTCTAGTTGGGAATAGGATTCTGAGGAGCCTactaaagtttggtcaaggagaaaCTCGTTGTCAGCTCTGACCCCTAAATATTGCTGAATTGGAAATGCACTAttttatcacttatttatttaagagaaaaaatatactgTAAACTAAGGTAAAAGAGTGCTAAACAATAATTTGtggtaaattattttaattacattatttttatttatttttatttttttacttcttaaaaattttaatgtttatttatttttgagagagagagacaagtgcaagcggggagaggcagagagagaatccaaagcaggccccaggctctgagttgttagcacagagcccgacatggggttcgaactcacagactgtgagatcatgacctgagctgaagttaactGTGGAGAATAAGCATAGAAATCcccgggcttacaccaatgggttaacaaggcataaagaaatacaaagccatagaatgctcacacccaagttcgAGTAAAAAAGACTGGCACCCCAGAATATAGAGGGGATGCAAAGGCACCCCAGAATAGAAGGGtgtgcagagcccccagaatagagaaggAGGGGCAAAGTCCCAAAATAGGAATGGGTGCAAAGGCTCTCAATACAAAGGTATATAAGGTGAACAAGATTAGGCATGCAAGGCAAAAatgccccccaatttagtaccatagcagaaaagctgctttcacaagAGGAAGGGGCCAAGTTAGGTAAACTGGTGAATTCGGACTATGGACCCCtgtgctgcaggcaaagcagcccagagcggagatggttaacaaaagaaaaggtgccttgttaaccctgaggttattccccctatctgtctcatcccccaggctagctaagataaacagacacggTGTCTCATGTCTGCCgttaacaaccatctacccatctgcccggcaccaggattttgttttatattgacccaaaccccaaacactgtatatcttcaaaacccccttttccctcacATCCCCAAGTTAATGCTCACAGTTTGTCTCTTTGTACATGCccatcacgtttgtaagccttcttaTCTTAATAAATacagggcaaggacccttatttggggctcatatcttttcccggacattagccatctcttgctttAATCCTGCGTCCcactcttttgctggccaaaagagaacttcagacttagagtctacgacagttaaccaactgagccacccaggcgcctgatattatttttattttttatcacaaTTTTGATTCTTTCAGTGGACAAAAATTCTCAGAGACCCATGATCTTTCCTATGAAAAGTTTTGATCATTGACACCACCTCCAACCCCTGTCAGAAGATACCACCTACCTTCCTCCCTCACCACACTCTGCTAAACCTCATAAActtcttttaattcctttaaGTCCACCTGTGTTGGACCAATGTGGGGTATTCCCAGTCATTTTCTTCTCACTTGAAACACTTTTCGCTCAATATGCTTTGACAATGCAATGAATCTTCTGGATGCCACTTCAAAGTTTGAGTCAACAGAACTAAACACAAAAATCCCCATGTCATTATCAGCATTACCTGATATTCTCCATTGAATagcattatataattttattttttttaagttttttaaaattttattttgagaaagacagagacagagtgagtgagggaggggcagagagcgagggagagagagagaatctcaagcaggttccgcactgccaatgcagagcccgatgtggggctcaaactcacgaaaccgtgagatcatgacctaagccaaaagcaagagtcgaatgcttaactgactgagccacccaggcaccctacagtTTTAGAAAGTCATCACTgaggtattatttatttatttatttatttatttatttatttattttaaacttttttttttttaacctttattgatttttgagacagagaaagagggcatgaatgggggaggttcagagagagagggcgacacagaatctgaaacaggcttcaggctctgagctttcagcacagagaccaacgtggggctcgaactcacagactgtgagatcatgacctgagccgaagtctggcgctcaaccgcctgagccacccaggcgcccctgagatatTATTTATACCATGTTCATTTTTTGGAAATCTTATAAGCAGTATGAGGCCAGGGTTATTTTTGCTGTTATTCCATACTGAGTCCCTATGTGATAATAGATTATCTGGCATTAAACACGAgcatacaaacacacaaaaaagtgattaaatagggacgcctgggtggctcacatctgactttggctcacatcatgatctcacagtttgtggatttcagccctgtgtcaggctctgtgctgacagcccagagcctggagtctgctttggattctgtgtctccccctctctctgtccctcccctctttgcactctgtctttctctttatctctctcaaaaatgaatacattttttttttaaatcggcaaaagaaaagtgattaaataaatgataggATGTCCTATAGGGAACTTACTGTTTTAGAGACCAtacttggaaaaattatttttcttccctagaAGCAGAGAAAAACTGAGAGGCACGGGTATCACTGCCAAGGAGCATGAAGGGGCTGAAGGTCGGGAAGCCTGAAGATGCCAGGGCAGAGATGTTCATCAGCCAGTGGCTTGGGTTCACAATAAGTGTTACCcacaaagacaaaatgaaagagacaaaacaaaaggaGATGCATATGCTCACCAGGGCCAGGATGGTGTGCGTGGCTCTGGCCTCGTGGGAAGGTTTGGGGGGAAGTCTGTTGCTGTGAATGTGTTGGACTTGCTGCTTGTGCCTGAGCAGGACAGAGACCATGGAGCCACTAGACCAGGCCATGAGGCCCAAACAAGTGACACCAATGAAGGAGAACATGACTGCATGTAGTAAAACAACAAATTTGTTTGGAATGGGTGAATTACGGTATTCATAAATTTTTTCCACACtcatgtttttgttctttcttggtcCAGTAACATGCAAAGTAATAAAGATATTCAACAGGAGATGCAGGAtccagcagaggaaacagcagaaGCCAAAGCACTTTGGGAATGTAACCTTGAGCTCCAACCACTTGGAGATGTTAGTGTTGAGCTTAATGGCCTGGAAACCACTGAGCAGGCAGGTGGTGCTGAGGGAAACCCCTCTGGCCACTCAGTGAAAATAGAAGACAAGCTTACATCCAGCATCATTCAGAAAAGATTTCAACCCAAATGCTGCCATTGTCTGAGGAACTCCTGTATGAAAAAGAACCAAGTTGTTAGCTAGGACTAGCTGGATGAGAATCAAGTCTGTGGGTCTCAACATGTGCCTAGTGAGTGAAGTAAAGATATAAAGACAAAGAAGCAAGGAGTTTCCAAGGATCCCAACTCCAGTTTGGGTGAGGAAAACAATACCCAGTTTTAAGTTAGAGGAACCATTTCATCAATTTAAAAGGGATACTGGTGGCTGTTTTGATGTGAATCTCAGGAATCTGGAgactaaaatagaaaattttgttACTCTCAATACACCAAGAAAACATCTTTAGTCATATAATTTCTCACCTCGATATGAATATATGAACATTTACACATGCCTTTCATATGTGCAAAACAATTTTTTGCAGGACTATTTGAAATTACAAAGATTGAAATCAACCAATGTTAATCAACAGGAGACTGAAGGAATCATAGTGTATGTTCACAATGGGACACTAGGCAGCCATGATGGGTAAAGTTCTCCTGCTGCGTTTCCAGGACACATCATCAGGTAAAAAATAGAAAGTGTCAGAATATTGTGTGCAGTTAGCTTATTTTCCTAATAAAGGGAGTATAACTacaatccatttatttatgtgtatatgaccaaaattttaaactaaaagaaTACATTTACAAGTTCTAAAAATGAgcacctgcctgggtggctcagtcggttaagtggccaactttggctcaggtcatgatctcacagctccaaggctcgtgggcttgagccccacatcgggctctgtgctgacagttcagaacctggagcctgcttctgattctgtatcttcctctctctcttcccctcccctgctcatgctctgtctctgtctctgtctctctgtctctctgtctgtctctctctcaaaaataaataagcattaaaaaaaaatttttttttttaatgagcacctGTAGGTGATAGTGGAGAAAGAGCACAGGACAAAGTATGAAGTCAGACTGCTCTCAATATACCTGGTTTGTGGCTTTGGTGCCACAattcttttttacatattta from the Prionailurus viverrinus isolate Anna chromosome E2, UM_Priviv_1.0, whole genome shotgun sequence genome contains:
- the LOC125152451 gene encoding LOW QUALITY PROTEIN: vomeronasal type-1 receptor 1-like (The sequence of the model RefSeq protein was modified relative to this genomic sequence to represent the inferred CDS: substituted 1 base at 1 genomic stop codon) — translated: MLRPTDLILIQLVLANNLVLFHTGVPQTMAAFGLKSFLNDAGCKLVFYFHXVARGVSLSTTCLLSGFQAIKLNTNISKWLELKVTFPKCFGFCCFLCWILHLLLNIFITLHVTGPRKNKNMSVEKIYEYRNSPIPNKFVVLLHAVMFSFIGVTCLGLMAWSSGSMVSVLLRHKQQVQHIHSNRLPPKPSHEARATHTILALVSICISFCFVSFILSLWVTLIVNPSHWLMNISALASSGFPTFSPFMLLGSDTRASQFFSASREEK